Proteins from a single region of Ammospiza nelsoni isolate bAmmNel1 chromosome 28, bAmmNel1.pri, whole genome shotgun sequence:
- the S100A1 gene encoding protein S100-A1, translated as MASQLEGAMETLINVFHHYSGKEGDKYKLSKKELKELLQSELGCFLETQKDAGAVEKIMQDLDENGDGEVDFQEFVVLVATLTVACNTFFWENA; from the exons ATGGCATCGCAGCTGGAAGGGGCCATGGAGACCCTGATCAATGTCTTCCACCACTACTCGGGCAAGGAAGGGGACAAGTACAAGCTGAGCAAGAAGGAGctcaaggagctgctgcagagcgaGCTGGGATGTTTCCTGGAG ACCCAGAAGGACGCGGGGGCCGTGGAGAAGATCATGCAGGACCTGGATGAGAACGGCGACGGAGAGGTGGATTTCCAGGAGTTCGTGGTCCTGGTGGCCACCCTGACCGTGGCCTGCAACACTTTCTTCTGGGAGAACGCCTGa